A window of the Henckelia pumila isolate YLH828 chromosome 3, ASM3356847v2, whole genome shotgun sequence genome harbors these coding sequences:
- the LOC140892586 gene encoding protein NRT1/ PTR FAMILY 5.8-like, producing MALSKPCTLLIVIAGMERFAFKGVASNLVCYLTDVMEMNNSSAAKYVNSWVGFTWMLPLLVATLADSYWDRYATILASSLLYAAGLVALTSRTLTWPWIHSNKPGSVSSLSLSLYMISLGQGGYNPSLQAFGAEQNEDELFCTNNDDQNSDKKSLFFQWWYFGVCCGSLLGVAVMSYIQDTFGWGLGFSIPTLAMMISILMFLCGNRCYMHKQGRIMDGKLEDIVVGAKALFSKMIRCGRCLPSKEYTLVELELQGKELCNEDSDQEVQGFKEKPDESMQLLEAVNIVLRLLPVWLMLLMFAVIFQQPSTFFTKQGMSMKRNIGTEFKIPPAALQSAITMAIILLMPLYDTYFIPLVRTLTRNEKGITIFQRIGIGMVLSVVAMIVAAITEKRRLEVSKNRETESEELQFSIFWLLPQYILLGISDIFTVVGMQEFFYCEVPARMRTVGMALNTSVFGVGSFLSALLISVIEHLTISGDGKNSWFSDDMAEARLDYYYWFLALSSAISLLSFVIFCKFFRK from the exons ATGGCACTCAGCAAACCATGCACACTCCTCATAG TGATAGCTGGAATGGAGAGATTTGCGTTCAAAGGGGTGGCTTCGAATTTGGTGTGCTACCTGACGGATGTTATGGAAATGAATAATTCATCGGCCGCAAAATATGTGAATAGTTGGGTTGGATTTACGTGGATGCTGCCACTCTTGGTGGCGACGCTGGCCGATTCCTACTGGGACAGATACGCCACTATTTTAGCTTCTTCGCTTCTCTATGCTGCG GGGCTTGTAGCATTAACATCAAGAACATTAACATGGCCTTGGATTCATTCAAACAAACCAGGCTCAGTTTCATCCCTGTCCTTGTCTCTTTATATGATTTCACTCGGACAAGGGGGTTATAACCCTTCCCTGCAAGCTTTCGGAGCAGAGCAAAATGAAGATGAGTTATTTTGTACTAATAACGACGATCAAAATTCAGACAAGAAGAGCTTGTTTTTTCAATGGTGGTATTTTGGAGTTTGCTGTGGCAGCCTACTAGGCGTCGCGGTTATGTCTTACATCCAAGACACGTTTGGCTGGGGACTCGGATTCTCTATTCCTACTCTTGCTATGATGATTTCCATTCTCATGTTTCTTTGTGGCAACCGGTGCTATATGCACAAGCAGGGTAGGATCATGGATGGGAAGCTCGAAGACATTGTCGTTGGAGCTAAAGCTCTTTTCTCAAAGATGATCCGTTGTGGGAGGTGTTTGCCTAGTAAAGAGTACACTTTGGTTGAGTTAGA ACTTCAAGGTAAAGAACTCTGTAATGAAGACTCTGATCAAGAAGTTCAGGGCTTTAAGGAAAAACCAGATGAAAGCATGCAATTACTTGAAGCTGTGAATATAGTTCTGCGACTGCTGCCAGTTTGGTTAATGCTTCTAATGTTTGCTGTGATTTTCCAACAGCCGTCGACCTTTTTCACCAAACAGGGTATGTCAATGAAGAGAAACATCGGAACCGAATTCAAGATTCCCCCTGCTGCCCTGCAGAGTGCAATTACCATGGCTATAATACTTCTGATGCCCTTGTATGATACATACTTCATCCCTCTAGTACGTACATTGACAAGAAACGAAAAAGGGATCACCATATTCCAGAGAATTGGAATCGGGATGGTTTTGTCAGTTGTGGCAATGATAGTTGCTGCTATAACCGAGAAGAGGAGACTCGAGGTCAGTAAAAACAGGGAAACAGAATCTGAAGAGTTGCAATTCAGCATCTTTTGGCTGCTTCCTCAGTATATATTGTTGGGGATATCTGATATATTCACTGTTGTTGGGATGCAAGAGTTTTTCTACTGTGAGGTTCCCGCAAGAATGAGAACTGTGGGTATGGCTCTGAATACAAGTGTTTTCGGAGTAGGAAGTTTCTTGAGTGCACTTCTTATCTCTGTAATTGAGCATTTGACAATTTCTGGAGACGGAAAAAATAGCTGGTTCTCTGATGATATGGCCGAAGCTAGGTTGGATTATTACTACTGGTTCTTGGCACTGTCGAGTGCTATAAGTTTACTAAGTTTTGTGATTTTCtgtaaatttttcagaaaatga
- the LOC140892497 gene encoding uncharacterized protein, with translation MGLFTYTVTGGAFILVGAWDSILSATEAFVESPSSASASASSSQSSPSPLQGITTKTATFSSTITFVSISFLSILVTINSLISLFDAKKAGDNTGFALQSEVITISIVLLLYSGLGILTNARDSFRFPSDLLNLIYAFAFGEEFFLFYSRSKDPSGIENRYYDLFLVPIAICLFSTIIQLKNPNSLYPRLSRGIGLVLQGMWILQMGFSFHSNLIANGCALHAKSRGNYTIKCKGHPEYHRGRAIATLQFNCHLAILVTLLVTVYSFICKKNGISREFVRYKPLGDGGEMHMDCRSQFTLDSDDDVDGEVIKEARSIEMQKANSESVVNGHPLPL, from the coding sequence ATGGGATTGTTCACCTATACAGTAACCGGCGGCGCGTTCATTCTTGTCGGCGCGTGGGATTCGATCTTATCTGCCACTGAAGCTTTTGTAGAGAGCCCTTCATCGGCATCGGCATCGGCATCCTCATCCCAATCGTCTCCCTCTCCGCTGCAAGGTATCACGACGAAGACGGCAACGTTTTCATCGACGATAACTTTCGTATCGATCTCCTTTCTTTCTATCCTCGTTACAATTAACTCTTTGATCTCATTATTCGACGCTAAAAAGGCTGGAGATAACACGGGTTTTGCCTTACAGTCCGAAGTAATCACAATTTCCATTGTCCTTCTGCTTTACTCTGGTTTAGGAATTTTGACCAACGCTAGAGATTCGTTTAGATTTCCCTCAGATTTACTCAATCTAATCTATGCATTTGCTTTTGGAGAAGAGTTCTTCCTGTTTTATAGCCGGAGTAAGGATCCGAGTGGGATTGAAAACCGGTACTACGATCTTTTTCTGGTGCCCATTGCAATATGTTTGTTTTCCACTATCATTCAATTGAAGAACCCTAATTCACTTTACCCTCGATTAAGCCGTGGCATTGGGTTGGTTTTACAAGGAATGTGGATTCTGCAAATGGGTTTTTCGTTTCATTCCAATTTGATAGCAAATGGATGTGCATTGCACGCAAAGAGTCGGGGAAATTATACTATCAAATGTAAAGGGCACCCCGAGTACCATCGTGGCCGTGCAATAGCCACATTACAGTTTAACTGTCATCTGGCCATTCTTGTGACTTTGCTTGTTACTGTATACTCCTTTATTTGTAAGAAGAATGGGATTAGCCGTGAGTTTGTGCGGTATAAACCACTTGGAGATGGAGGAGAAATGCATATGGATTGTCGGTCTCAATTCACTTTGGATTCGGATGACGATGTCGACGGAGAGGTGATTAAAGAGGCAAGGAGCATAGAGATGCAGAAGGCTAATTCAGAGTCAGTCGTTAACGGTCATCCTCTTCCTCTTTGA